In Malus sylvestris chromosome 15, drMalSylv7.2, whole genome shotgun sequence, a single genomic region encodes these proteins:
- the LOC126603995 gene encoding extra-large guanine nucleotide-binding protein 1-like, whose amino-acid sequence MPSGADDGAQYSFAIEYKGPAVSYDLPRAVPINVDRIPVAAVVGGVALPEKLTLPVVQPVLAPATFSKELKASNSTVSPTSVFDRGSEDYTKELEGSESTVSRTSVIGFEETGVESVAGCALSGELSSSGPSEFSNGLNNRSGEFSDVIGDGKESVDFNSDSNRPEPELDWVSTESVLSLDYPSSRVSSSKALDYDARRPPVVTFRDIESDDGADEDEAEVVQAKREPQSKGKKKACYRCLKGTRFTEKEVCIVCDAKYCSSCVLRAMGSMPEGRKCVACIGFPIEESKRGSLGKCSRMLKRLLNDLEVRQVMKSEKFCEANQLPPDYICVNGQPLCHEELVLLQTCPNPPKKLKPGNYWYDKVSGLWGKEGQKPSKIISPHLSVGGPIKANASNGNTQVYINGREITKVELRMLQLAGVQCAGNPHFWVNEDGSYQEEGQKNTKGYIWGKAGTKLVCAALSLPVPSKSSTPCGKSFNYVGSRVVPDYIERRILQKILLVGCNGSGTSTIFKQAKILYKAVPFLEDERENIKCKIQSNVYGYLGILLEGRERFEEECLDGMRKKCSSSQTDANGNNDKTLYSVGPRLKAFSDWLLKTMVSGNLEAIFPAATREYAPLVEELWNDSAIQATYKRRRELEMLPSVATYFLERAVDILRIDYEPTDLDILYAEGVTSSNGLACVDFSFPNSESEDTINTSDQHDSLLRYQLIRVNARGLGENCKWLEMFEDVGMVIFCVSLSDYDQFSADGNGYFNNKMLLARNFFESIVTHPTFEQMDFLLILNKFDLFEDKVERVPLNQCEWFEDFRPVMSRHRSSSNTSSNNINSSPSLGHLGAHYIAAKFKRLYSSLTGKKLYVSVVKGLQPDSVDAALKYSREILKWDEERANFGFDYSVYSTEASSFSN is encoded by the exons ATGCCTTCCGGCGCCGACGACGGCGCCCAGTACTCGTTTGCGATAGAGTACAAGGGTCCTGCGGTCAGTTACGATCTTCCTCGGGCGGTTCCTATCAACGTCGACAGAATTCCAGTGGCGGCGGTGGTCGGAGGGGTTGCGCTGCCCGAGAAGCTCACCTTGCCGGTGGTCCAGCCGGTGCTTGCGCCCGCAACGTTCTCTAAAGAGCTCAAGGCGTCGAACTCGACGGTGTCTCCGACTTCCGTTTTTGATCGGGGCAGCGAGGATTACACGAAGGAGTTGGAAGGTTCTGAATCGACTGTTTCACGGACGTCGGTGATTGGATTTGAGGAGACTGGTGTGGAGAGTGTGGCTGGGTGTGCGTTGTCCGGTGAATTGAGCAGCTCCGGCCCGTCGGAGTTTTCGAACGGGTTGAATAACAGGTCGGGTGAGTTTTCCGATGTGATTGGTGACGGGAAGGAGAGTGTGGACTTCAACAGTGATTCGAATCGGCCAGAACCTGAGCTGGACTGGGTCTCCACGGAGTCGGTTTTGAGCTTGGACTATCCGTCGTCTCGTGTTTCatccagtaaggctttggattaTGATGCACGGCGGCCGCCGGTGGTGACTTTTCGGGACATTGAGTCGGATGATGGGGCTGATGAAGACGAGGCTGAGGTTGTGCAGGCGAAGCGGGAGCCTCAGAGCAAAGGGAAGAAGAAGGCGTGCTACCGATGTTTGAAGGGGACGAGGTTTACTGAGAAGGAGGTTTGCATTGTTTGTGATGCCAAGTATTGTAGTAGTTGTGTGCTTAGAGCAATGGGATCAATGCCCGAAGGTCGAAAATGTGTGGCTTGTATTGGGTTTCCAATTGAGGAGTCGAAAAGAGGGAGCTTGGGGAAGTGCTCTAGAATGCTCAAGCGGCTGTTGAATGATTTGGAGGTTCGACAGGTGATGAAATCCGAAAAATTTTGTGAGGCAAATCAGCTGCCCCCCGATTATATTTGTGTTAATGGACAGCCTCTTTGTCATGAGGAGCTGGTTCTATTACAAACCTGCCCTAATCCGCCGAAGAAATTAAAACCAGGAAACTATTGGTATGATAAAGTTTCTGGTCTTTGGGGAAAG GAAGGGCAGAAGCCTTCTAAGATCATTAGTCCCCATCTCAGTGTTGGGGGTCCCATCAAGGCAAATGCTAGCAATGGGAACACACAGGTTTACATAAATGGCCGGGAAATTACCAAAGTTGAGCTTCGGATGTTGCAG TTGGCTGGGGTTCAATGTGCTGGTAACCCACATTTTTGGGTGAACGAAGATGGGTCATACCAAGAGGAGGGCCAGAAAAATACTAAAGGATACATATGGGGCAAG GCTGGAACAAAGCTTGTCTGTGCTGCCTTGTCACTACCAGTCCCTTCTAAATCTTCAACTCCTTGTGGAAAATCCTTCAACTATGTGGGTAGTAGGGTTGTCCCTGATTACATTGAGCGGAGAATTCTTCAGAAGATTCTTTTAGTTGGATGTAATGGTTCTGGAACAAGTACTATATTTAAacag GCCAAGATTCTATATAAAGCTGTCCCTTTCTTGGAGGATGAGCGTGAAAATATCAAATGTAAAATACAGAGTAATGTGTATGGTTATCTTGGTATACTTCTTGAGGGCCGTGAGCGTTTTGAAGAGGAATGTTTGGATGGGATGAGGAAGAAATGTTCTTCCAGTCAAACAGATGCCAATG GGAACAATGACAAAACTCTTTACTCCGTTGGGCCGAGGCTGAAAGCGTTCTCTGATTGGCTTCTCAAGACTATGGTGTCAGGCAATCTGGAAGCCATTTTTCCAGCTGCTACTCGTGAATATGCACCATTAGTTGAGGAATTGTGGAATGATTCAGCCATTCAGGCCACATACAAGCGGAGAAGGGAATTGGAAATGCTACCTAGTGTTGCGACTTATTTCCTAGAGAGG GCTGTTGACATATTAAGAATAGACTACGAGCCCACAGATCTAGACATCCTATATGCTGAAGGTGTCACTTCATCTAATGGGCTTGCTTGTGTGGACTTCTCATTTCCCAACTCAGAATCTGAAGATACCATCAATACTAGTGATCAGCATGACTCTTTGCTTAG GTACCAACTTATTAGAGTAAATGCAAGAGGACTTGGAGAAAACTGTAAATGGTTAGAGATGTTTGAAGATGTTGGAATGGTCATATTCTGCGTGTCCTTGAGCGACTATGATCAGTTCTCTGCTGATGGGAATGGGTATTTCAACAACAAGATGTTGCTGGCCAGGAATTTCTTTGAAAGCATTGTTACTCATCCGACCTTCGAACAGATGGACTTCCTCTTGATTCTAAACAAGTTTGATTTATTTGAGGATAAGGTAGAACGGGTACCGTTAAATCAGTGTGAGTGGTTTGAAGATTTTCGTCCAGTGATGAGTCGTCATCGCTCGAGTAGCAACACGAGCAGCAACAACATTAACAGCAGCCCCTCATTGGGTCATTTAGGAGCTCACTACATTGCAGCAAAGTTCAAGAGGCTCTATTCTTCTCTAACCGGGAAGAAATTGTACGTTTCCGTGGTGAAGGGATTGCAGCCGGATAGTGTCGATGCAGCTCTTAAATATTCGAGGGAGATTTTAAAGTGGGATGAAGAGAGGGCCAATTTTGGCTTTGATTATTCGGTCTATAGCACCGAAGCAAGCTCCTTTTCAAATTGA